CTGGCTTCGAGTTAAAAAGCTAAAGCCTGTGTGACTAAGCAGCAGAAGCCTTTGCCTGGTGGCTGCTGAGGGCAGACAGCTGGGTGCCAAGTGACAGAGGAAGAGAGCCCACAGTTTACCAGAGAAGCCAGAAACTTCTCTGAATTGGTACTCTGGGGCCAAGCAACTCCCAAGAGATGCTTGGCCACAAACCAATGCTGGAAAGACATCACTCACAAGCAGGGAGTGTGGAGAAAGCATCCCAAAAGCGACAGAGGACAGAATCAGCAGGTTTTTCAGCACAGACACTGTCTGGAATAGGAGTGTGAATACAGTGAAACCAACATGACTATGCCCAGGAAATATTTAGTATGGTTGAAGGAAAATGCATCACTACAGACAGTGATACCCACTGTCCTTGCACTGAAGTCCCAGGGAACTCACTGAAGAAAATGTAAGCAGAATTCACTTTCAAGATCCAGCTCAAAGTGCAAAAAAGGCTATTAAGTTGCCTTTCTGGTTCAGTACCCAAATGGTTCAGTTCCAAACCTCAGTTGCCTTTATGGTTCAGTACCCAAATGGTTCAGTTCCAAACCTCAGTAAATCAAATCCAATGACAGGATTTCATTCAAGATAAAACTATTTTAGATAAATAGTCAAGCTTTACTGAGTGAACATTGAAAGCCTGCATTTAAAGTTGAGCTTTTTTTATACAAGAGACTTTAAACAATATCAGTCAGCAATCATTTTTCCCAAAGGACTATTCAGTTATCTGCAATTCAAATTTGAATGCAAGCAGCTATTCCTCTCGCTcattcaaaacaaatgaaaaatttaatgGAATAAAAACAGATTGAAAATAAGCATACTGCTAATAAATTAATGAAGCCCAGAACATCACTACTATTGCATGGCATTTAACACAAACTGCTGCATTGCTAGAGGGGTCACCTGGCTAAGGTGTAAATTATAAATCCCCTATCACAGTTACTTCTTAACTTTAAGCCAGAACGGAAATAGGTGATACAGATCAGGAACCTGAAGGCTAATTATTCATGAGTTAGTTAATCCagtctttataattttttttttttttttaatataaaagctCCATTGCAGTCATatccagcagaaagaaaaagcatgcctAGAAATTAGGAAGAAGCTGAAGTGTTAAGTACTGAAATCTCCCCTTCCTCATCCCAGTCAGATGAGAACAGGAAATTAAAGGGCAGACCAAGCTATATTAAACACACCAAGGAAAACATAGAGGAACCAAACTCATCTAGAATTTGTTTCATTGTCCCCTTATAATATCTACTGTCCAGGATTTATGCAAGACACGTATAGCAGCAAAGCAGCCCTTTAATCAGTATAGGTTATAGGGAACAAGTATTTCCAAATAAAGGGAATACCAACATAGAGAAAAGATATCATGTAGACAAACCTCAGGGGAAAGAAACAAATAGCCCAACAGTTCAAAGGCACTTATTGTAGCTAAAAGCCAAGCAAGTTCGTTTTGCTAACCGAGCCTTTGTTGCAAGTTGTAATTTGATTGTTATTTTCACAGGGAAGGCTGTACTTAACACTAATTCTAGTGGCAACAACCAGGCTTACCATGCTGAAATGGTCATTTTCAAGGTCAAGCTAAAACATTTCAAACACATGATGTGATACTTTACAAACAAATCTGAAAAGCGCTCTAAACATGCAAAAATCACCCCATTACATTTTGCAAGCACAATGCACCAACTTAGATCAACAAGGAATAATATTGAAAAGCCAAAGCTTAGACTATCATATGGTTACAAAGCTATGCTTAGAAGTTGAAAGCCTAAGTAAATACATTTCAAGAATGTTTATTAAAAAGCTAGATCTAGTATTCATGGCTTCTATGCAAAAAGCCTGTCACAGCTTCCTGAAAACAAGAAGTTTTCTAATACTTTCAGTTCACCCTACAGTATCTGTCAACAAGACCATATTACCAATTCTGTTTAAATGGAAGgaagcataaaataaaatgctaaaaccCAGCCAAAACAGAGTGGCAGAACAGCTAGTTACTGCAGTGGAAGtattaacaacagaaaaaaaaagagctgaagccATATATACTCCATCCACTCGGTTCAATGAAGTGtgataaaatttttttaatttaatgttaagAATTTTGCAGAAAGAATTGAAAACAGAGCAGCAACATGAAGCACAATATTAATGAACACtaacagaaaacagacaaaaataaaacatgccaCCATTGACATGTCTGCGGTGGTGTGCTCCCCGAGCCgcaacctgacctgtatttcccgtaACCCTGCCCAAGGGATAACCACCAGTGGGAGTCATAATGGATGTGTCTGGTCGTGATGGCTGCATTCCGCTCAAAGCGGATTCAGGGGAAGACGCGTAACAACTCAACAGCCAAGGGCTAAATCTGAGCAAtgcacccacctaaccacagtgctggtcaatgtccaactccagccaaatttggaagaagctaacatCTGTAGTCGGTATGCAAACAGGACTGTAAATCGatcatcttactccataaatagtggacagcccagggcctgctgagctctgcatggcagcaggctgcgtgccaggatctccccttgagtagggatgcctctcaaggttactccccTAGGATGTGAGattccttgccacaacagattcttggtaagtgattaacagcatgctaaactttgaaatctcagCTAAGTGATGTAAAAGATCAACTgcacatatataatcctttagacgtAAACCAttgactaagtctggatccagccacacctatactcccctctgagaaggagtttagaatgcaagggggtcatttctgaacctcatgactcaatgggatgGTCTCCCTGACAGCTTTGTCTGACTCTGTCCTCTATGCGGTATATATCAAGTGAAtcttgccatcaaatcttgttaaaccactgatGCATTTACTATCAAGCTTTGTTAAATCGCTgctttatatcaataaacatattgctacttctctcttacgaGTGAAGTGCGTCACTCCATCCGCGGCAGTGTCACATACATTACTTAAGATAAATCTGGATTGGGTAGAGAATTTTAAGAAGTAGCAAGACTTCTCAGTATGTCAGAGACCTCCATGCTTCAGAGCCCTCCCAGAGAATGGGACAAAGAGTATCATTAGAACAGAGCCTAAAAACAAATCACAAACCATCAAATACAACCAGCTTGGATACACCTACACTGTTGGCCACATTCAGAAACACCATGTTTACTAGAAAGAGCAAAGTGAACAACAAATTACCATGAAGGTATATGACAGCAGACAGCCATAAACTGCCTCACTACATCATTTTTTAACACAAATTATGGAGGAAATCAAGCATTTTCCAAAAGGAATTATTGTGCAAGTACATGGAAGGGACTAGATGACAAACAAGCTTATTGCCTGCAGAATCATGGCTTCAGCTGGCTGATGTCCTGTGAGAGCAGAATCTAGCGGCTGTCACACAGCTGAAGGACACAAAACCGATACAGTTCAGAAAACACTCGTTATCATAAAACAGATTTTCTAACTAGCAAAGTGAGATGGCATCACAACTATAGCTCCTGGACATTTGCTACAATTTGCATAAACATCAGCTTAATCTTTAACATAAGTAGCATCTAAGTGGCAAAAAAGTGATACCAACAAAGAAAGTATGCCAAATACTGCTTTCTCTTGTATAGCTGTATTGCTATGagcataaaattttcattttagaaaacaaaacatgacattcacctaaaaaaaccccaaaacaagaccaaaaacccaaccctctgGCCAATTTACAgaaattgggggtttttttcaggtataaAGAGGACTCCTGTATTGAACAACACCTCAGCAAAAATTTCTATTGCTACATGGATAGAATTTCACAGAAGTTTTACCCTAATAAGTATTCCTTTATTTCAAGCTTGGAGCTTTCTGGGAATCTGAAAACATGTTTCAAATTCAAAGGACTACAACACTGCACACTGTACACAAGGCCACAGTCTAAATGACAGCTCTTGGAGTAatgaaatacaaatttttttttaaaaaagtcatggGTAAATTTGTTATAACACTGTAAAAGCACTCAAGCCTGATAACAGTGCCCTCTACTGTCTTcatcaaaaccagtattttctgaaaTCAACAGAAGGCTCATTAGTAGTTACCAGAAAAATACTGGGGAGCAATAATTAGAgtgtttaattttaattgtttaattttaagtttagtattttaatctgtttcttcTGACAGAAAGACAGCTGTGTAGCTATAGGCAGGGCTGTGCTGAAGTTAAAGTCAAATGAGAGATCACCAATGTATTTTGCAAAACCCTAGTAAGAATTATTAAGTTGGGCTGTACATGAACAACAAGGATAACCAATCATGTCTCATTAAAAGAAATGCTAAGAACTGAAAAAAGCAGCATAGTTAAAAACAATCACTGAAATTGTTTATTACAGAATGAAAGGATGTCAAAACAGACAACCTTAAGTTGACCTAAATAAAAGCTATATATATTAAAGTTCACAGTACCTTCtacaaatatattcaaatatttaatcTGCCAACGCACCTGAATTACACTTGAGAAGAATTCTATGGAAATAGGTCTCCAAAATGTATGAGGACAAACTCACTCTCCCTCACAGTATACAAGTGGAAGGAACATCAACTTGCACCAAAAGCTCAGCCACTACATTATTAACTCAGCACTGAACCAAATGAAAATATCCTGACAATCTGCAGAACTTATATCTCAGGCCTGACACTATGTCAATGTAATAGCAGGCAGACTTCATACCGTGCAAGCTTACAACACCACACAACGCACCATGCCGATACAAAGAAATCACACAACAGACAAAAAGATAGCTTACTCTTAAAAATCCATTTCAGTTTCTCCCCTTAAAACAGAGATACTGGATATAAGAGGGAAAACATAACAGCAGGGatcattttaaaaacagacattaCGGTTCTGCCAACTATACCTTTTCTGCAAAAGAGGCTCTTGAATGTTCCACACAGGTAGGTGCAGCTTCCACCATGCATATCAAGATGTAGACTGTAGTCATGCAGTCCATATTCTGGGTCAACATCATCCAATACAGGTTTATTAGGTGGAAGGGCatattgactttaaaaaaataataataatagaattaagCAAGGGGGAATGACTTAATAGAAAGAGATATAGTAAATAGCTCTACACTATCACCTTCGGAGAGGttataagaggggaaaaaattattagAAGATACAATCTTTCTTCTCtattaatgcttttgaaaatcaaacaTCTGTAGTTCACCATGCTTCTTTTAAGCTGTCTAATGCAGTGTCTAATACTTCTGATCAGCTGTCCAGCTTAGCCAAAGGCAGAAAATATGGCAGTCAACTTTAAAAAGTACATCTGTTAAACCCCAAAATATGAACTTGTttacgcaaaaaaaaaaaaaaaaaagcatcagcttACGAATCTAAAAGCCAACTAGCTACAGACTTCTCTGCAATACCTGTTATTGAATAATTTTGCCTGTGCCTAACCTAAAAGAGAAACTACTGCACACAAATGACCAGAAGAGCCCAAATCCCAGAGGCAACTGAGAAGCTTCTACATCGGATCCTATTTGGTAGTGAGGAAGATCATGTTAAGTCTTACCTTCTGTGTGAAAAGAGCCATACTAAGTTATAATGAGTACATAAGACTACCAGTAGATACAACAGTATCTGAGGAGAAAGCTGAGGGGGTAGGCTGGGGGGAAAGTAAGTCCCCGAAGTCATCCTCTAAAGCTAAAACCCTCCATCTTTGTAAACAGTTTACAGTATATGAACAGGTATTATATTATACCCTGCAATATACACATATACTTAAATACTTCATAGGAAATCCAGCTAGTTTTTCAATAGGACTGAAAGATAAATGCAGGCACCTTACCAGTTTactagaatttttttctcccctcttacaCAGCTAAAGATTATTTTCCTACTTCCTAAAATGTCTCCCTCTTTTCTAGGTCTTTCAGATAGGAAGAGGGAATAAAAAGCCTACTtgtgaaaagggagaaaatatgaGCAGTGTATTTCTAACTTTCCCAATACAGCAAGCACTACTACACTTGTATGTCTAAATTATCTCCTTAATAGCCAATGGCAAACAATGGCAACATTTTAGTATGAAAATACTTCTACAGCTTTGTATATAGTTACGCATAACTGTTGTTTATATTAAGCAAGAATAGTTAATTACTGCCTAAATACAAACCTCTTACCAGCAGCCAATTTTAACTGTAAAACTCAAAGCTTTATTCAAAAGGTTATCTTTATTACCCACAAAGGAGAAACCAAAACTTACACAGTAGCAGAACCCAAAGTGCTTCTCTCAAGAAGCTGATGATAATGAAGACTCGCCATaacaaaagcaatttcatttttctcctgaaaagtTAATTAAAGTAGATTTATTTTCAtctggaaatacattttttcacaaGGTCTTCCTGAACATTAAAATTCATAGACAAGTGCTGCTGCTTATTACTCTGCCAGTTACtgtaataatgttaataatagcTTGCTTTAACACTTGGACCCCTGTAACTGCTACTGGTTTTTCACTAGAGTATAGAATACATGTAAAAGATCACAGAATTTATGTGTTGTGGGCAAAGGGAGGGAAACTAACTATGCCAGGGCAAAAGTTATCAGCAGCAATCCATGAATTGTACTTCTCTAGCTTCTACTCACCACTTTAAATTGGATACCTAAGAGTCAAACAGGCCTTATTCCCAGCTACTAAACACCTAAGCATCAAGCTTTTTCATATGTAAAGAACTGTTTGCAAAGAGGGCTAACATCAGTGAGGAATACAGAGCTATTCAACAGAAATATTGAATTTCAAAGTAAAACCCCAGATGTCTTCACCAGATTACATACTCCTGGGAAAATGATAAGACATACCTTCTATAGGCCTATGTAGCACAAAGAACACTTCAGAGCTCAGTGAGAGAACTAAACAGAGCCAAAGGTATCTATTTACTTCAAGAACACAGAATGCTAGGATttcagctttttggtttttaaaagcaaaatgcattcTTAACTCTTGCATTTGCAAACAAGTAAGTCAATAGCAAAATTATTCACTGCCAGCAGTCTATTACTGTCCTGAAAAGTGGGCAAGTATTGTTTTCATCTCTCTGGGTTACCAAACAGAAAATGACATACCTtactccaactttttttttttttttttagctactcCTGTACTTTTGTAGTGCAAAATTACAGCTATAAAAGATAAAATGACAGAGATTTATCAATCACATAAAGTCTCTCAGTCTTTCTCTATCAAAATACCAGAAGGCCCATATAACCTGTACTTGGCTGTCAAAACTACTAGCATCAACAATTTCTGTTACACAGCTAAGCTATGCGCGAAAAAACAAGATGTGTGGCATTTACGATTATTATACCCATCTACAGTTAACTGCCTAATGTTACTCTGCTCACACGGAGCATAAGAACAGCTGTTCAGAAAAGTAAGCAGGAAAACTACACTAGAGTGAGGCACTCGATGCTTAACAACTTTGTGGAAATTCATTATGATTGAACCACTACCAGGTGCTGAAAAAATTCTCTTTCCAAGCATGGGAAGGGGTAAACCGGTAGCAAGACTATAGGAACACCACCACAGGGACAGCAATCTACTAAACTTCTGAAGATACGAAAGAAATGGCTGCTCGCTTATCGGAGATTTTCATAGATTGAGACAACCCGTAATAGGCTCACGCAGGTCAGCCAGTCTCAAGTTTTCTAGGAAATGGACACCTTTAAGTAAGAGCGAAACAAATATTCcttctgtggttttaaaaaattcCTCTGGTGATTGTGCACATTTAAGGTAGCAAGAGTTTCCAGCTGGAAATGATCACAGCTTAGAGCAAATGTTCACAGGCTCCCTGAAGCAAGTTCCTTGCCAGTGCCAAATAATATGTCTACATCATTAGCAtggctgggggaggaagaaagggcTGCTACCTCTGAATTCAGTCCAAGAGCAGAACACCTGAGATAGGCTTCCATAGCACCTAACTGTATCAAACTTCAAGGCAGACACCTAGGTCCCAGTGTATTCAGTGCAAAGACGCAGGTTCCCTTAGAGCAGAAGTCTACTTCAGATGTGCTGCCCTGCTCTCTAAAGACATTCCTCTCTACACAGCCCACAGAGACTAACCCCTTAACTTGGACACTCAATACCAAGAATTGAATATCTCCAAAAGGGCATGGTTTACAGCATTCCTACTTCTGGAGCAGGATACAACTACCTGGTGACATAGATTAAAGGAAACAACTAGGAAAGTTGCCTTGTGAGAATTCATCATTTTGAGTGACAGGGACAGGGCAAGGCCGGAGTCAGGGGAAGAAGCACATCCCTCCTCAAACCAttctatttaaaatgtctttaggATATCAAACTTTGGCATGTGAAgactgcaaaataaatacaactgAATATAGAAATAAGATCAGTACAGTATCTAATATACTATGACACATAACTGTTCTTTTAATTAGAGGTCGATTTTTTGGGAAAAGTAGATACTCCTTTGACAGCtctttagaataaaataaatcatcAAGTAGCTGTCCCTACCTGTATTTTCTTGTTGTTAGTTTAGATAAGATCTTtcaaaatccaaagaaaaaaaggaagatgaaaaaaagaaacaaaaacgaAAACTcaaaaaactccccaaaccccaaaatacaaGGCAAAAGGATCTGTTTCTTCAAGTCATAATCAAGTATTGCAACAAAATGTTATCCTACCTTCCAAAGTCCTACTAAGACTCCTGGATTCAGACTGAAGAGCTGGACAAGCTTATCAGCACCAAGTGCTACACTACTTTCAGTCAGGTTAGCAAGATGGTATTCAGCAATTAAGGAACGTCGACGAGGTCTTTGAAAAGAACACACAGAATGTAGCAACAAGACTATGTGTCCTTATTTATGTAGCAGTTCAGCCgaatttcatttttaactctGAAGTCTGACCAACAACACAtgatgaaaacagttttgaaagcatTCAGCATGCACAGCCCTAAACTTTACTTCTGAACAACTACAACATACTAGCAGGATCTCAACAgctaacaagaaaagaaacaaaagccacCATAGGATGGCCTAAtatactacttaaaaaaaaagaagaaaaacttagaTGCTTGCCCATTATTTCAAAATAGCCACAGAATTACTTTATAATTTGTTCTTAATAGATGCAATCACTGAATGCTTGTCAGTATGAAGCAAGCTACTAAGGTAAATTCTTCCTCCACAGAAGCAAAATTCCAAGGAAAGGATCAAGCTTTACAGACAATAAATTAAAAGCTTCTGTTAGAGGAAGCTTTCCTtttttaggaaattatttctaGATTTTGCCTGTAATTAAAGTGATTTAGCTCCATAACACCCTTTAACTAAAGCTCATGCTTCACAGGCATTCTTATCAGCTAATGATGcataaaaaaaagagcagaaagcagAGTTTGCATTACCTATTCAGAATGGAGAAATAACTCCTTCTAAAACCCTTCACAGACTTAGGCTCTTCTATTCAAAACTGTTCCTAGATTCCCCAATAGTATCGCAGTAGTATCACCTACCACTACACACTACTAGGAAGACGGCAACCAACAGGAACTTTGTCACATTACCTTGAACAGTAAAAtttgggacagggatgggacatcaACCCTTTCCATCTTTAAGTCAATCAGACTGGTATAATTACAGGGACTTTCCCAAAGTCCCTGCACTAGCTCTTTATAGTCTTAACATTCTGATATTTGTGAAATCATTACCTTCATGTATATTCACAAGCTCTAACAGCTGATGACTCTGTGAAATAAATACACTAAATGCCTGCAAGTTTTCTTCTACTATTTTCTACACATGAATCATCATCTTGGTAAAATACTACATTTCCCACACAATTTGACTGCAAGACGTTGTTTAGCTGACTTTACACAAAAGGCTTCTcttgattgatttttttatttttttaggcaAATACTTCGCTTCTGCTTGAGGAACTGCGGTTTTTGTATGTGAACAACAATTCTCTCTTTTCAGAGCTCTACTGCTAGGAGCTTTGCATAAGAAGCAGGTAGCTGATACTGCATATAGTAAAACAACACAGAAGACACAGATGTGGAAAACTCCTTGACAGCTACCAAATACATACCTACCTCAAATACATACTTTTAATTTAAACAACTTTTCTCAGAATATAATGCCAGAAAAATATTGTACGCACTTAAGTTACAAAACAACTGCTATCCCAAATTGTGCTgtggactacttttttttttatatgcatgtACTTGTACAAGCAGCCAAATACCAAGGTCCCTAAATTCACATACACACTtaccagacagaaaaaaaataaatgctattaaCATAGATTACCTGATTGTAGCCACATAAACATTGAAGAACTGTTCCAATCCAAATGTCTCACATTAAATTCTCCTAGATTTACATGTTTGTTTCATGCTCATTTGTATCTACCTTAGATTCAGCTTTCTAAGGCAGGACCTATCAGTCTCTATCTTACATGCCAGTAGCTACATTAACCTATGATTTAGTGTCATAGCTCACTGGATTATATCTATTTCTTGCTAAAAAGCTCTACCAATGAAGAGAAGGACATAGGCTTTGGAAGAAATACTACATAGAGGCTTTCTAAGAAAGAATTAACTTGTTAAGCCACACGAAGGTCAGACTGCTCCTACAGACACATTATCAACCAGTTACaccaaaaacccctcaaaaatCCTATGTTAAAACTCACCCATTCTTGCTGGGAGCTTGGCTTTGGTCAGGAAGCAATGGTATAACTCCAAATAGTTTTAGGGTTGACAGGCTATCTAAGCATGGCCAATTTGTAGTATACCAAAGTATAGTAACAGATGTGTCCTTAAATGATAGTTTTGCCTTCTCTTTTATGTGTTCCTTTCCATTTTTGTCCTCTAGAGCAATCATCCAACTCAAGCCAGAGGCTCTGTTATTTAGGAATTGAGAGGGGAgagaggtgtttaaaaaaaagattttcaaggTGACAAAATTTAAACTATGCTTccaacagaatttttaaatttctactaACTGCTACTTATGTTTCTCAGCCTAGGTCATTTATAGGCTAGCATCGTATCTTCCCATTATGATATATATTTTATAGCTCTATTTCCATATCCCCCCAGCATTTCCAAAGCCATTAATATTCTGTACATTGTTTTCAAGTAAACATCTTCTGTAACAAGGCATTGCTTACTTCATAGCTTCTTTGTTTTTACATGGAAGACCTGTATAAGGATCTACAGGTTTAACAAGTCGCATTACTCTCGTTTTGACAGCAGCTATTTGTTTGAAGATGTATTCTTTCTTCCAGTACCCAGGCTTTCTATCATGTAGAGCAGCGCAGCCCAAGGAAACAGTTTCTGTTTGTTCAGACTTCATTTTCCAAACTGTCCTTTTTGGTTGAAAACAAATGGAATAGATTTTCAGCCAGattccactgaaaataaaaatagaataaagagGAAAACCACATAAATTTCAAGAATAATTACTTAATTATTCTTATATGCATGTCTCAGCTACCACTGAGCATAAtgttagcagaaaaataaaaagtcctaGGTTATCAGCAAACTGGGTTTGATCTAAATCTAACTTTACAGAATACCAGAAACTGTAGCCTCCTAGATACTCGTCAAGAAAATGCAAAGGCACAGTTGTACACTTTTCCCCATTTTGACCTTCCAACAGCTCATCTGAGGTCAGTTTCCCTGGTGCAAACATGAAGGCCCCGGAATCAAAGGTGCTAGATGTCAGCATTTCTCATGGGCTTACTAGATTATCTCAAAGAATATAGAATCTTTGAGTACATCTCTTGCTCTGGATTATACATACCAAATGAGATACACTTATGACTTTCTGCtctaccacaggaaaaaaaaaaaaaagttattcagtTAATTCTTACAGTATGCCAGTAAGGTTGACAAACATCTCAACTACATATACAGAAAATGTTTGACTAGTGCTCTGTAAAGTAGGATCATCAGATATTGGGAACTTCCCACTGTTTTACGCCTCTCGATAGCACACTAGAGTACTTGggtttttaaaagccttttttccccttatgcTACTACTTCCTTCACAGACACtcacaaaagcagatttttttaaaaaaacaaaacaaaacagtacaaaTCAGAGAAAGCTATCatgaggaaacaaagaaaaggtaAGTCTTGTCTGTCTTCCTGAAAATACAGGATCCAGGATGAAGCTCAGAAACAGCACAGGCATACTCAGCGACTTAAGTGAAAACCAATTAAGATTAATCAGTTACTTTTGAAGATTCCACCCCAAAACAATGATGCATCCTCCTCACACAAAATCAGCTAGTGGAAAAAGTGTTTTAATACCTCTTACCCAAACAAAGACAATCTGGACCCCTCAAGTTTCTCACACAGATACAGCTGAAAGCGGGGTGAAGGAGGACAATTAGAATCCCCTACGTTTGGTGGTGGTACCACCGTCACATCAATCCCTTCTGCACTCTTTTTTGAAAAGCTCAGGGAAGAGATGTCTTTTTGAAGAGATCAAAGAAACATGCAACAGGAATGATGGGTTCACCTCTTTCCCGTAAGGAAAAAATGTGAGATCACATTTCCCCCCCACAGTATCTCTAGGACAGTTCAGGGAATACTGAGTACAAGAAGTTACAAGAATTCAAACAACAATCTGTGAATAAACATTTCCAGTAAGTTTTCTAATTTTAAAGTGCTAGCCACGCAGTCTACATAACTGCACTAAAGAAAATTAATAGCAACAGAAATAAATTCTCAAAAGAAATTATCTACTGTTTATCAGCAAGATTACCTTTACCAGTCCTCACTTATCCCCAGGCAAACTTACACTAATGTGCTTCGTAACGCGTTTTTCCCCTCCTTAAAGCATTAAAGCATTCAAGGACTGAAATCCATTCCACACTGCCTCCTATCCATGAAAACCACTCTCACTTCATCAGCTCCTGAGAATAAGTCCTCACACGCCAAAAGCCAGGCTCTTTGTTACTGATGCAAACATACTCAGGAATTTTGCAAAaaccctgcagcctgctgctctgcagatatACGTACAATCTCCCACTGCCATTTTTTGAGTCAAAGCTGTTTAAAACACAGACCcataagcaaaggagaaaaaaagggggggacttGGAATCACAAGCGTTTAGGGAGGTATCACTGCCCTTTCATCCTCAACTTCTGAAGAATTCAGGACAGACAAATGACAAAGGCATCCAACAGGGAAGGACAAAT
This genomic interval from Accipiter gentilis chromosome 27, bAccGen1.1, whole genome shotgun sequence contains the following:
- the FBXO15 gene encoding F-box only protein 15 isoform X1: MATGRGRALRQYGRGTAPAFPGAAEVRPPRPFAPAVASAGPRNRSRSFAVRPGACSETVNAGIKSLCLTPSIKLKSNLCIESLPSEMLIKIFSYLDPVSLLSVGCVNKHFYHLANDNGIWLKIYSICFQPKRTVWKMKSEQTETVSLGCAALHDRKPGYWKKEYIFKQIAAVKTRVMRLVKPVDPYTGLPCKNKEAMKASGLSWMIALEDKNGKEHIKEKAKLSFKDTSVTILWYTTNWPCLDSLSTLKLFGVIPLLPDQSQAPSKNGPRRRSLIAEYHLANLTESSVALGADKLVQLFSLNPGVLVGLWKEKNEIAFVMASLHYHQLLERSTLGSATVQYALPPNKPVLDDVDPEYGLHDYSLHLDMHGGSCTYLCGTFKSLFCRKGDIANGYLRLTVVSLKDNKKHLPLAGTLGLSWETDVFKGNVKDCFMMDVTLLDETGKPFWCFSAPVYTELSSEASGLYDYLGHTYTTYYADSEGKVCVELVWLEETKEYFIVNLVLYISTKKVNNWYGTNY
- the FBXO15 gene encoding F-box only protein 15 isoform X3 encodes the protein MLIKIFSYLDPVSLLSVGCVNKHFYHLANDNGIWLKIYSICFQPKRTVWKMKSEQTETVSLGCAALHDRKPGYWKKEYIFKQIAAVKTRVMRLVKPVDPYTGLPCKNKEAMKASGLSWMIALEDKNGKEHIKEKAKLSFKDTSVTILWYTTNWPCLDSLSTLKLFGVIPLLPDQSQAPSKNGPRRRSLIAEYHLANLTESSVALGADKLVQLFSLNPGVLVGLWKEKNEIAFVMASLHYHQLLERSTLGSATVQYALPPNKPVLDDVDPEYGLHDYSLHLDMHGGSCTYLCGTFKSLFCRKGDIANGYLRLTVVSLKDNKKHLPLAGTLGLSWETDVFKGNVKDCFMMDVTLLDETGKPFWCFSAPVYTELSSEASGLYDYLGHTYTTYYADSEGKVCVELVWLEETKEYFIVNLVLYISTKKVNNWYGTNY